One window of Lawsonibacter asaccharolyticus genomic DNA carries:
- a CDS encoding N-6 DNA methylase — protein sequence MITGELKNKIDRLWETFWTGGITNPLDVVEQMTYLMFIHDLDAADNQRAKESAMLGLPHKSIFAGEVQVGERTIPGNQLKWSVFHDFPAGQMYSVMQEWVFPFIKNLHADKDSAYAKYMGDAIFKIPTPLMLDKIVTAMDEIYAQAEQIHDADVRGDIYEYLLSKIATAGVNGQFRTPRHIIRMMVDMMAPRADDVICDPACGTGGFLVAAGEYLKENRKEEIFYDRVKKDHYMNHMFHGYDMDRTMLRIGAMNMMTHGIDNPYIEYRDSLSDQNIDREKYTLILANPPFKGSLDADIVSADLLKVCKTKKTELLFLALFLRMLKVGGRCAVIVPDGVLFGSSKAHKDIRKEIVEGNRLEAVISMPSGVFKPYAGVSTAARMMCGFTT from the coding sequence ATGATCACTGGTGAACTGAAAAACAAGATCGACCGCCTCTGGGAGACCTTCTGGACTGGCGGCATTACCAACCCCCTGGATGTGGTGGAACAGATGACCTATCTCATGTTCATCCACGACCTGGACGCCGCCGACAACCAGCGGGCCAAGGAGAGCGCTATGCTGGGGTTGCCCCACAAGAGCATCTTTGCCGGCGAGGTGCAGGTGGGGGAGCGGACCATTCCGGGCAATCAGCTCAAATGGTCAGTGTTCCACGATTTTCCCGCCGGACAGATGTATTCCGTCATGCAGGAGTGGGTGTTCCCCTTCATCAAGAACCTCCACGCCGACAAGGACAGCGCCTACGCCAAGTACATGGGGGACGCCATTTTCAAGATCCCCACGCCTCTGATGCTGGACAAGATCGTCACCGCCATGGACGAGATCTACGCCCAGGCGGAGCAGATCCACGACGCCGATGTCCGGGGCGACATCTACGAATACCTCCTGTCCAAAATCGCCACCGCCGGGGTTAACGGCCAGTTCCGCACCCCCCGGCACATCATCCGCATGATGGTGGACATGATGGCCCCCCGGGCGGATGATGTGATCTGCGACCCGGCCTGCGGTACCGGCGGCTTCCTGGTGGCGGCGGGGGAGTACCTGAAGGAGAACCGCAAAGAGGAGATCTTCTACGACCGGGTGAAGAAGGACCACTACATGAACCACATGTTCCATGGCTACGACATGGACCGCACCATGCTGCGCATCGGGGCCATGAACATGATGACCCACGGCATCGACAACCCCTACATTGAGTATCGGGACAGCCTCAGCGACCAGAACATCGACCGGGAGAAGTACACCCTCATTTTGGCTAATCCCCCCTTCAAGGGGAGTCTGGACGCGGACATCGTGTCCGCCGACCTGTTGAAGGTGTGTAAGACCAAGAAAACCGAGCTGTTGTTCCTGGCCCTCTTTCTTCGGATGCTCAAAGTGGGCGGGCGGTGCGCGGTCATCGTGCCCGACGGGGTGCTGTTCGGCTCCTCCAAGGCCCACAAGGATATTCGCAAGGAGATCGTGGAGGGCAACCGGCTGGAGGCGGTGATCTCCATGCCCAGCGGGGTGTTTAAGCCCTACGCCGGGGTGTCCACGGCGGCACGGATGATGTGTGGTTTTACGACATGA
- a CDS encoding N-6 DNA methylase, which translates to MWFYDMKADGFSLDDKRTEVKENDIPDIVARFHNREGEKARERTEQSFLVPREEIAANGYDLSINKYKKVEYVPVEYPSTQEILADLNELEMEITKGLAELEEMV; encoded by the coding sequence GTGTGGTTTTACGACATGAAAGCGGACGGCTTCTCCCTGGACGACAAGCGCACCGAGGTAAAGGAGAACGACATCCCCGATATTGTGGCCCGATTCCACAACCGTGAGGGGGAAAAGGCGCGGGAACGCACCGAGCAGTCCTTCCTGGTGCCCAGGGAGGAGATCGCCGCCAACGGCTATGACCTCTCCATTAACAAGTACAAGAAGGTCGAGTATGTCCCCGTGGAGTACCCCTCCACCCAGGAGATTCTGGCTGACCTCAACGAGCTGGAGATGGAGATCACCAAGGGTCTGGCGGAGTTGGAGGAGATGGTGTGA